The Solanum stenotomum isolate F172 unplaced genomic scaffold, ASM1918654v1 scaffold18271, whole genome shotgun sequence genome segment aacctttactaaggtcctattaccccctcgaacttattttttaattaattttctaccccttttggtcctacgtggcactattcttgtgggcccagcacgtgttgacaaatttttcaaaatagtgccacgtaggaccaaaaggggtagaaaattaattaaaaaataagtttgggggggtaataggaccttagtaaaggttaggtgtgtctgtgggatttcgggcataggctgggggggtacttatgcattttcccgtTATAATTAGCACAAACTGATGATGAAATTACATACTtggtaaattaatttatatatattcttcgaGTAAAAGCAAATATTCATTTGAATAACTTTTGTTtacataagaaaatataacaaaattcaTTAGCCCCTCAAATTCAATGAATCCAAATACTATATATGCTTTCTGAAAATGCTTATTGccacaattttatttatctctttCACCTTCTCCTTCACTACATGTTTAGAGGAACAAAAACGTTTGGTGAGGGTGAGGACGACATTGTGTAACAACAATTAATTATGGTCAGTCACATGTGTATAAGTTCTCTAAATTATTTTactcattaaattttttttctttcatcttcCAATGAGTCTTTTTACATTCttcatttatattaatattaaatttcttaatttttactGGTTGTACATAGGTGTAGTTTTATCTTCTCCATGATATTTATTATGGTCAATCTGTTCATATTCTTTAAAATACTCTTCATAAGGTGTGTTTGTCCCATTATTCCATTTGCCTTCTTTCGGTTAGATTTCTCCTCCAAGAAGAGTCTACTTCAGGTAAATCTATTCCAATTGATTTAGCTACAAATATTTACCACTTTTTGTGTTATTGCTAAACTAGCAACATATTCACTTCTTTTAGTATAATATGTATTTCTGAAAAGCTTATGTTGTAATAAAACTCAAATTCAGATAGAAGTAATTGATCCGTGAAATCCTTTGCATATTTGAACTTTCAAGTGTGGACATGGACTATGTTTGGAGCACATAGGTTCACATTTGACTGTGTGTGTTTGTGTAGTTTAAAATTGTatggaatacacgtgcaaagcaTGTGTCCAAGGACTAGTATATAAATAGTTGCATACTTTTATTGCATACTTAGGTAGTGTTTGAAGCTAAAAATGGGGTATGCAGTTATGCTTTTAATTGTGTTTCTCTGTCATGAAGTTTCTTCAATATCCATTTTACCTCACAAACATCAAACCATTTCACTTCTAAAATTCAAGCAGTCCTTTACTATACATCCCTCAGCAGTCACTTATTATTGTCCGAAGTCTTATCCAAAAACGAGTTCATGGAACACAAGTAGAGATTGCTGCTCATGGGATGGAGCCGTATGTGATGACATCACTGGACATGTCATTGAACTTGACCTCAGTTGCAGTAATCTCACTGGAACCATCGATTCCAATAGCAGCCTATTCCAACTCTCGCATCTCCAAAGGCTTGATCTTTCTTTCAATAACTTCTCCAATTCTCATATCTCCCCTGAATTCAGCAAGTTTTCGAGCTTGATGCATCTTGATCTTTCCGACTCTAATTTCTCAGGTCAAATTCCTTCTGAAATCTCTCATCTTTCCAAGTTACACTCTCTTCTAATCTCCACAATTTATGACAGTAAGAAGCTAAGACTCACAACCCATGATTTTAAATCGCTTCTTCAGAACTTGACCCAATTAAGAGAGCTTGATCTTAGTGGCATAAACATCTCTTCCACCATTCCTCtaaatttttcttctcatttaacAACTCTGATCCTGTCAGAAACACGATTGTATGGGATAATACCTGAGAGTATATTTCACCTGCCCAACCTGAAAACACTTGACTTATCTGTCAATTATGAGCTAAGTGGTTATTTTCCAAAGACCAAATGGAACAGCAGTGCATCTCTCGTATGGTTAGGTCTCAGTGGCGTGAATTTTTCTGATAATTTGCCTGAGTCTCTTGGCTATCATCTAACTTCGGTGCGTTATTTGTTTCTTCAAAGTTGCAACCTTAGAGGGCCTATTCCTGAATCTCTTTCAAATCTCACCCGCATTGAGTATTTGGTCCTTTACAATAACTCCCTGAATGGAACAATACCACCAGGGATGTTATCCCTACCATCACTAAAGGGAATAGGCTTGAGTTTTAATCACTTATCTGGTCCGCTTGAAGATTTCAAGTCCAATTCACTAATCTGGATAAGTTTAGAGGGCAATCAGCTGCAGGGTCATCTTCCCCACTCAATTCAAAACCTTGTGAACCTAATAAGCCTTATCCtttctttcaataattttagtgGTCGTGTGGATGTCAACCTCTTTTCAAACCTTAAACAGCTTTCGTATCTTAGtctttcatataataatatcaaTGACAACAACGTTACTTTGCCCGAATCTCTTATTGAGTTAGAATTGGCCGCATTTGAAGTGAAAGAGTTGGAGTTTCTAAGATCCGCAAAGCAGCTTCGGCAGTTGGATCTTTCAAATAATAAGATTCAAGGAAGAATTCCTGATTGGGCATGGTCTAACTGGATCTTTTCATTGCAACATCTTAATATATCCCACAATATGCTGACGAGTGTGGAATCAATTCCTCTTCAGTTTGCAGATATTATTGATTTGCGGTCCAATTTGCTTCAAGGTTCACTACCCATTCCATCAAATTCCACAACACTCTTCTTCATATCCCATAATAAGCTCACTGGAGAAATTCCGTCATCTATTTGTAACTTGACATCACTGGTAATGCTTGATTTGGCGACAAATAATTTGCGTGGAGAAATTCCGCAATGTTTGGGTAATATCACTGCCCTCGAGGTTTTGGATATGCGCCACAACAATCTTTCTGGGAATATTCCAACAACTTTCAACAATGGAAGTTCACTGAGCAGCCTCAACTTGCATGGCAATAAACTAGAGGGGAAAATCCCACAATCCCTGACCAATTGCAAACAACTCGAAGTTCTTGATTTAGGAAACAATCACCTCAACGACACATTCCCTGTGTGGTTGGGGACTCTGCCAAAGCTGAAAGTTCTAAGCTTGCGATTCAACAAATTGCATGGTCCCATCAGAACATCAAGGATTGAGAACATGTTTCCAGAGCTTCGAATCATAGATCTCTCCTCCAATGCCTTCACAAAACACTTACCATCGAGTCTGTTTCAACATTTGAAAGCCATGAGGACAATTGATCTATCAATGGAAGCATCAAGATATGGTGGAGATCGATATTACCAAGACTCGATAGCTGTCGTATCCAAGGGATATGAGCGTGAAATTGTGAGAATCTTGTTTTTGTACACCACTATCGATCTTtcaaacaacaaatttgaaGGACTTATTCCAAGTATTATGGGAGATCTCATTGCACTCCGTGTGCTGAATATATCTCATAATGGATTGGAAGGTCATATACCGTCATCACTTGGAAGTTTATCTTTGGTTGAATCATTGGACCTATCAAGTAACCATCTTGTAGGGAAGATACCAGCACAATTTGCTTCTCTTACATCTCTTGAAGTCTTAAATCTTTCCTACAATCATCTCGAAGGGTGCATTCCTCAAGGAAATCAATTTCAGACCTTTGAGAGCAATTCATATGAAGGAAATGATGGATTACGTGGATTTCCTGTTACAAAAAGTTGTGGAGGTGATCCTGAATCAGGGACAACTTATGTCGTATCTGGACAGCTAGACGGTGAAGAAAGCAATTCTGAATTTCTGAGTGATTTTCGGAAAGCTGCTCTTATGGGCTATGGAAGTGGACTATGTATTGGAATATCCATAGTATATTTCATGATGTCAACTGGAAAACCGATATGGTTTGCAAGAATCATTGTAAAGCTGGAGCACAAAATAATGATGAGAAGGAGAAAGAAGCAGCGAAGGCAAACGAATtgcagaagaagaaataatcaCTAATTATATTACTGTTATTTCTTTAAGGAAAAGATGTAATTAGTTGTAGACGTACTATCGTTAAATCCCGTTTGCTTAAAGTGTGTAGCAttatttgaccatgaaaattgaGGGTGAGAAAATCTTTAATGATAAGTTATATGCAATATAAAATCTTATGAACCATCCACAATTAGTTCATTAAAATTCCAAAATAATAAACCACAAAAAACaataatctattcgaggaagaGATGAGAAATATTTTGTTCCACgacagaaaattattttattcttgtcCTCCAAAAGATGCATTGGTGGTGAATGAGATTCAAAATCTAGCtaactatattttcttttcattttgcacATTAATCCTTTTGTGAACATAAAATCACTGAAAAGAAGGTGAAGAAACGGAATATGCATAGCTGATAAAACTTGAAACTATTGTACAACAGGGAAGAGAGGTTAAAGCAAGTTTGAACAGTGGAAATCTTAAAGCAACCACTCTGAGAAAGTTCTGGAAAGATTTGATTGTGAACACGCGGTTGTCACCTCTTCAGTGGCTTGTAGAGGACAACGGTGACATATTTGGACTGGAATCTATGCGTTAAACCAAGAGCAACAACGGATTGAGAAGCCCATCCTTTCTCTATAAAGAGGTGATTAAGTACTACGTGCTGGGGTTTTGGAGAAGAAGGTGCTTCTTCTGAGTTTTCAGAACCAAGAACAGTTAGATGAAGTTGGGGTGGAACTGCCACTGGCTCCTTTGCAAAATCCTCATCTCCCAGCAAAGCTTGTGCATAGCTAGAGTCAGGTGATGGCGGGGCCTCAAACTCTGCAACACTTTCGAGGTTCTCTGGAACATTGTCCTGCAGGAAGGACGCGAATTGTGTTATGAGCCAAACGAATTCTCAGGGAACAGCAGGTATATAGACTATAAAACACATGTTTATCCATTAATGTGCTGAAGTTATCAAAGATGCCTCTGCTGTGATAATGTAACAAAATGATCAGGAGACAGAATTCTCACTTGCATTAACATCAAGAAGATTAAAGACGACGCCTGTCTCATCTGCTACACGTGGAAGTTCTGGAATATATCTAACTTCTCCATCCACAATGAATTTGTAATGATATATACCCGATGGAAGGACCAAGAGAACGGTATAGTCCTTGCCTGATCTTTGGAGAATTTTCCTGCAAGCAAATATCCAGTACTTGATTGAATTTAGTTCAACTCCTGAATAAGAGGCCAGAGTTTACCTTGATGTCCAGTTGTCCCAAGATCCTTGGATAGCAACGTTATTACCACCATAACTCCATGTTATCAAAGTAGGCATCCTCACATTTGATTGCTAACAGGATTGCCATCCCTTCCTTGTAAAGGAACTACTGGCACCTGAAAAGGATTATAAGTGCTTGCTTTTGGTAatgttttatgaatttttttcttacaattttgtatAACTTGAATATTGAAGTAATAGTTCATGACTAATGAGTAAAAATGTCCAACTTATAATGGACATTTtggtaattcatttttttaacttaaaaggctttcacattcaaaataataatataatatatgaaaaatgaaaatttagaaattaatataacataaaaataataattatgttttgGAGACTTGAGTACAATGAATTATGaagtataatattatatttttatcccaaagataatatttattattgaaaatggTATTCATTAGTAAGTATATTTCGAGATTTTGAAATGTTAAAAACAATTGATGAGAAAAATAGACTTTTGTAATGTacaaataattgataaataaaaattgagaaaaataaaaagcaaacaGGAAAAAATTAGTTTGATAGTCCATAAGAAGTGCTAAAATATTCAATAGAACAATTACCTACGATGTGAAccgaaaagaaagaaattatatCTTTTCACTGATTCAACCGTATAAAATCTGcataaagcaaaaaatatataattaattggtGTTGGAAAGTTAAGTTGGTATTCTATTATCCCAAAAACCTTGTATAAACCAACAATATATAATCACACGATATTCATGAAGAacacaaaaaatagaaagagaaaATTGATCAATCCATGTTTAGAAAGATATAACGAACTTTATGATATTTGCCATTTTAGAGCTTACCTtccctaaattaaaattttgttttcatgTTGCCCAGAAGATTAAGCTGATATCTTTCTTCAGCATAGTCTCATAATTGATTTT includes the following:
- the LOC125850628 gene encoding SNF1-related protein kinase regulatory subunit beta-1-like — its product is MPTLITWSYGGNNVAIQGSWDNWTSRKILQRSGKDYTVLLVLPSGIYHYKFIVDGEVRYIPELPRVADETGVVFNLLDVNDNVPENLESVAEFEAPPSPDSSYAQALLGDEDFAKEPVAVPPQLHLTVLGSENSEEAPSSPKPQHVVLNHLFIEKGWASQSVVALGLTHRFQSKYVTVVLYKPLKR